One region of Acidobacteriota bacterium genomic DNA includes:
- the fdnG gene encoding formate dehydrogenase-N subunit alpha gives MDISRRTFLKASVTGAAAVSALGFDLGPAHAAVRQLKIRNAREYRTVCPYCAVGCGTIAYVHGSGGLNTTNTVIHVEGDPDSPINGGTLCPKGASQMQLAVSPRLRHQPLIRRAGAADWEEIDWDEAMDWFARKFKDSRDASFVGEDEDGRTVNRVEGISWVGSATVSNEDAYLITKTMRAMGLVYIDHQARIUHSPTVASLAATFGRGAMTNHWKDIKNTDVILVMGANPAENHPCGFKWAVEARDERGAKLLTIDPRFTRTSAVADRHLQIRPGADIGILGGLIRYALENDLHHADYVRAHTNASFIVGEEFGFEDGLFAGYDEAAGNYDRTAWDYERGSDGYVRRDLTLEHPRSVFQLLKQHYDRYTPDVVADIAGCSEEDFLAMAEIICSTGTADRVGTIMYAVGWTMHTVGSQIIRTAAILQLLLGNIGRPGGGINALRGHANVQGATDHAIVAGILPGYLRVPTPPQESLAAHLSDSTPQPLVPDTVNYWGNYPKFYVSQMKAWFGDHATRANDFAYDYLAKQGEDATWLSIWDKARAGTLEGFIALGFNPLLAGPDVPRLLDAMSKLRWKVVIDPFMLDSAEFWKAPGMNPAEIDTEVLYLPSSHWIERDGSFTNSGRWAQWKEKAVDPPIGVRSDTWILSDLFWRVKELYQEEGGAWNDAIQHLTWDYLNPREPTMEELAKEINGYDRNSGRLLSSFGELQDDGSTTAGNWIYTGSFTEAGNLMQRRGTSDPTGLGMHHDWAFSWPLNRRVLYNRASADAEGRPWDPARAGIAWNGREWIGDVPDFGRTTPPDAAGAFIMTEEGVARLFSTDYLADGPFSEHYEPVESPSPNVLHDGVPVNPVIRWYDGVRESLAATGDAEFPYACTIYRVVEREHFVTSNVPYLVETMPDFFVEVPEGLAAEKGIPNGSRVRVWSRRGEVEGTAIVTKRIKPLRVNGRVTWTIGIPVHWGFVGLTQGSMANLLTPFIGDANTRCPEFKAFLVNIEPAGGAARVET, from the coding sequence ATGGACATTTCCCGCCGGACATTCCTGAAGGCCTCGGTCACCGGGGCGGCCGCGGTCAGCGCCCTCGGCTTCGATCTCGGTCCGGCGCATGCCGCGGTCCGGCAGCTCAAGATCCGGAACGCGCGCGAATACCGCACCGTCTGCCCCTATTGCGCGGTCGGCTGCGGGACGATCGCCTACGTCCACGGCAGCGGCGGGCTGAACACGACGAACACGGTGATCCATGTCGAGGGCGATCCGGACAGCCCGATCAATGGCGGTACCCTCTGCCCGAAGGGGGCGTCGCAGATGCAGCTCGCGGTCAGTCCGCGCCTCCGTCACCAGCCGCTCATCCGCCGCGCCGGCGCGGCGGACTGGGAGGAGATCGACTGGGACGAGGCGATGGACTGGTTCGCGCGGAAGTTCAAGGATTCGCGCGACGCCTCGTTCGTCGGCGAGGACGAGGACGGCCGCACCGTCAACCGCGTCGAGGGGATTTCCTGGGTCGGCAGCGCCACCGTCTCGAACGAGGACGCGTACCTCATCACGAAGACGATGCGCGCAATGGGGCTGGTGTACATCGATCACCAGGCCCGGATATGACACAGCCCCACGGTGGCCAGTCTGGCCGCCACGTTCGGACGCGGGGCGATGACCAACCACTGGAAGGACATCAAGAACACCGATGTCATCCTGGTGATGGGGGCGAATCCGGCGGAGAACCATCCGTGCGGGTTCAAGTGGGCGGTCGAGGCGCGTGACGAGCGGGGCGCGAAGCTCCTCACCATCGATCCGCGGTTCACGCGGACGTCGGCGGTTGCCGACCGGCACCTGCAGATCCGGCCGGGGGCCGACATCGGCATCCTGGGCGGACTGATCCGCTACGCGCTGGAGAACGACCTCCACCACGCCGACTACGTCCGCGCGCACACCAACGCGTCGTTCATCGTGGGCGAGGAGTTCGGCTTCGAGGACGGACTGTTCGCCGGCTACGACGAGGCGGCGGGGAACTACGACCGCACGGCGTGGGACTACGAGCGGGGCTCGGACGGCTACGTGCGCCGCGACCTGACGCTCGAGCATCCCCGCTCGGTCTTCCAGTTGCTGAAGCAGCACTACGACCGCTACACGCCCGACGTCGTCGCCGACATCGCCGGCTGCTCGGAAGAAGACTTCCTGGCGATGGCGGAGATTATCTGTTCCACCGGAACGGCCGACCGGGTGGGAACGATCATGTACGCCGTCGGCTGGACGATGCACACCGTCGGCAGCCAGATCATCCGGACCGCGGCGATCCTGCAACTGCTGCTCGGCAACATCGGGCGTCCGGGGGGCGGGATCAACGCGCTACGCGGCCATGCCAACGTGCAGGGAGCGACGGACCATGCCATCGTCGCCGGCATCCTGCCGGGCTATCTCCGGGTGCCGACCCCGCCCCAGGAGTCGCTTGCCGCGCACCTGAGCGACTCGACACCCCAGCCGCTCGTTCCCGACACCGTGAACTACTGGGGTAACTATCCGAAGTTCTACGTCTCGCAGATGAAGGCGTGGTTCGGCGACCACGCGACGCGCGCCAACGACTTCGCCTACGACTACCTTGCCAAGCAGGGCGAGGATGCCACCTGGCTGTCCATCTGGGACAAGGCGCGCGCCGGCACGCTGGAGGGATTCATCGCGCTCGGCTTCAATCCGCTGCTGGCCGGCCCGGACGTGCCGCGGCTGCTCGACGCGATGTCGAAGCTGCGGTGGAAGGTCGTGATCGATCCGTTCATGCTCGATTCGGCCGAGTTCTGGAAGGCGCCGGGCATGAATCCGGCGGAGATCGACACGGAGGTGTTGTATCTCCCGTCGTCGCACTGGATCGAGCGGGACGGCTCGTTCACCAACAGCGGCCGGTGGGCGCAGTGGAAAGAGAAGGCGGTCGATCCGCCGATCGGCGTCCGATCCGACACCTGGATCCTCTCGGATCTGTTCTGGCGCGTGAAGGAGCTGTACCAGGAAGAGGGCGGCGCCTGGAACGACGCCATTCAGCACCTCACCTGGGACTATCTCAATCCGCGCGAGCCGACCATGGAGGAGCTCGCCAAGGAGATCAACGGCTACGATCGGAACTCCGGGCGCCTGCTCTCGTCTTTTGGCGAGTTGCAGGACGACGGCTCGACGACGGCCGGCAACTGGATCTACACCGGCAGCTTCACGGAGGCGGGCAACCTGATGCAGCGGCGCGGCACGTCGGATCCGACCGGCCTCGGCATGCACCATGACTGGGCGTTCAGTTGGCCGCTGAATCGGCGCGTTCTCTATAACCGCGCGTCGGCCGACGCGGAAGGGCGTCCGTGGGATCCGGCGCGGGCCGGCATAGCCTGGAACGGCCGCGAATGGATCGGCGACGTTCCCGATTTCGGCCGGACGACGCCGCCCGATGCGGCGGGGGCGTTCATCATGACCGAGGAGGGGGTGGCCCGGCTGTTCAGCACCGACTACCTGGCGGACGGCCCCTTCTCCGAGCATTACGAGCCGGTGGAGAGTCCGTCGCCGAACGTGCTGCACGACGGCGTGCCGGTCAATCCGGTAATCCGGTGGTATGACGGCGTGCGCGAATCGCTCGCCGCGACCGGAGATGCCGAGTTTCCTTACGCCTGCACCATCTACCGCGTCGTCGAGCGCGAGCACTTCGTCACGTCGAACGTGCCGTACCTTGTCGAGACGATGCCCGACTTCTTTGTCGAGGTGCCGGAGGGACTCGCCGCCGAGAAGGGGATCCCGAACGGCAGCCGCGTGCGGGTCTGGTCGAGACGGGGCGAGGTGGAGGGAACCGCGATTGTCACCAAGCGGATCAAGCCGCTGCGCGTGAACGGCCGGGTCACCTGGACGATCGGCATCCCCGTCCACTGGGGCTTCGTGGGCCTGACGCAGGGGTCCATGGCGAACCTGTTGACGCCGTTCATCGGCGATGCGAATACGCGCTGTCCGGAGTTCAAGGCGTTCCTGGTGAACATCGAGCCGGCCGGCGGCGCGGCACGGGTGGAGACGTAG
- a CDS encoding NAD+ synthase — protein MAEALRVALCQANLTVGDLAGNAERLRGCVRQARSEGADVLVCPELAITGYPPEDLLLKPSFIRDAADAVEELAREVSGIIVLVGMPDAAAGGATAADGGPRRLTGNAAAVLADGRVAGVYRKHHLPNYAVFDEQRYFGPGNRALVLDIGGCRVAVTICEDIWEPGGPVDWATMAGGAEVVVNLSASPYHRDKGTERERLFAHRARQHRCFLAFCNTVGGQDELVFDGHSLVIGPDGGVMARGPQFEEALLIVDLDPEHARSSRAGDGRRRTADAAGPVDTLALPVRDPHLPRPPVAPPSAWKALSDEAEIYHALTLGTADYVRKNHFPGAVLGLSGGIDSALALAVAVDALGPEAVTAVSMPSRYTADMNRGDAAELAARLGVRLMELPIEDLAGAYGGALAAPFAGTEPNVAEENLQARIRGNLLMALSNKFGWLVLTTGNKSEMSVGYATLYGDMAGGFAVLKDVLKTWVYRLAAWRNRDGEVIPQRILDKPPTAELRENQRDSDSLPPYDVLDGILATYVEEDRSPVEIEALGFERETVKRVVQLVDRAEYKRRQAPPGVRITTRAFGKDRRLPITNRYASRAGA, from the coding sequence ATGGCGGAAGCCCTCCGGGTCGCGCTCTGCCAGGCGAACCTGACGGTCGGCGACCTGGCCGGCAACGCGGAGCGCCTCCGTGGTTGCGTCCGCCAGGCCCGATCCGAGGGGGCGGACGTTCTGGTCTGCCCAGAACTCGCCATTACCGGCTATCCGCCGGAAGACCTGCTGCTGAAGCCGAGCTTCATTCGCGACGCGGCGGACGCCGTCGAGGAACTGGCCCGCGAGGTGAGCGGGATCATCGTCCTGGTCGGCATGCCGGACGCGGCGGCGGGGGGGGCGACGGCGGCGGACGGTGGACCCCGGCGGCTCACCGGCAACGCTGCGGCGGTTCTCGCGGACGGCCGGGTCGCCGGCGTGTACCGCAAGCACCATCTGCCGAACTACGCCGTCTTCGACGAGCAGCGCTACTTCGGGCCGGGAAACCGCGCGCTGGTCCTCGACATCGGCGGCTGCCGCGTGGCGGTCACGATTTGCGAAGACATCTGGGAGCCAGGAGGCCCGGTCGACTGGGCCACCATGGCCGGCGGCGCGGAAGTCGTCGTCAATCTCTCCGCGTCACCGTACCACCGTGACAAGGGAACGGAGCGGGAACGCCTGTTCGCGCACCGCGCCCGGCAGCACCGTTGCTTCCTCGCCTTCTGCAACACGGTTGGAGGCCAGGACGAACTCGTCTTCGACGGTCACAGCCTGGTGATCGGTCCGGACGGCGGCGTGATGGCGCGGGGGCCACAGTTCGAGGAAGCGCTACTGATCGTCGACCTCGATCCGGAACACGCCCGGTCGTCCCGCGCCGGCGACGGGCGGCGGCGGACGGCGGATGCCGCCGGTCCCGTCGATACACTGGCGCTCCCGGTGCGCGATCCGCACCTTCCCCGCCCGCCGGTCGCGCCACCATCCGCGTGGAAGGCGTTGTCCGACGAGGCCGAGATCTACCACGCGCTGACTCTCGGAACCGCCGACTACGTCCGCAAGAACCACTTTCCCGGCGCGGTGCTTGGCCTGTCGGGCGGAATCGACTCTGCCCTGGCCCTCGCGGTTGCCGTCGACGCGCTCGGCCCCGAAGCGGTCACCGCGGTCTCGATGCCGTCTCGCTATACCGCAGACATGAATCGCGGCGACGCGGCGGAGCTGGCGGCGCGGCTCGGCGTCCGGCTGATGGAACTGCCGATCGAGGACCTGGCCGGAGCGTACGGCGGAGCCCTGGCCGCCCCGTTCGCCGGCACGGAACCCAACGTCGCCGAGGAGAACCTGCAGGCGCGCATCCGCGGCAACCTGCTGATGGCGCTCTCCAACAAGTTCGGCTGGCTGGTTCTCACGACTGGCAACAAGAGCGAGATGAGCGTCGGCTACGCCACGCTGTACGGCGACATGGCGGGCGGCTTCGCCGTACTGAAGGACGTGCTCAAGACGTGGGTGTACCGACTGGCGGCATGGCGCAACCGGGACGGCGAGGTCATCCCGCAGCGGATTCTGGACAAGCCGCCGACGGCGGAGCTGCGCGAGAACCAGCGCGACTCCGACAGCCTGCCGCCCTACGACGTGCTCGACGGGATTCTCGCCACGTACGTCGAGGAGGATCGCAGCCCGGTGGAGATTGAGGCTCTCGGCTTCGAACGCGAAACGGTGAAACGAGTCGTGCAGCTCGTGGACCGGGCGGAGTACAAGCGCCGCCAGGCGCCCCCCGGAGTCCGCATCACGACGCGCGCGTTCGGCAAGGACCGGCGGCTGCCGATCACCAACCGCTACGCGTCACGGGCGGGAGCCTGA
- a CDS encoding DUF1592 domain-containing protein has protein sequence MYTPTRARCYTADSVSGRSVLPAAAVASAALCLLIAPAVRAQNQDGNAATAGGPELLQATTARYCLACHNDRARTAGLSLAGVDATNVAGHAPVLERVLRKLRSGDMPPAGRPRPEASAVAALTSWLETALDGVAAAAPNPGAPAIHRLNRAEYRNAARDLLALDLDHARDLPADNSGYGFDNIGDVLTVSPLHVERYVGAARRISRLALGQLTPRPVVERYEATRGAGDAIDALPPNTRGGMLFRHYFAFDADYVLTVRVGGRRATGMPAPRLDVRVDGRRVRLFEADFDPEEASQETRNFQVRVPVTAGEHEIAAGFLTEYARSEGDATANAYRVDYVLVDGPYDAAGSGNTESQRRVLVCRPAAGQPEEPCAREILAGLARRAYRRPVAASDIDPLIDLFRMGRADGGSFEAGIEMALSGVLVSPSFLFRAPAVPADAVPGSVYRLSDIDLASRLSFFLWSSIPDESLLELAEQGELSDPDVLAAQVERMLADPKAQALIDNFGGQWLHLRNVADWRPDPERFRQFNDSLRYAFQRETELFLAHLIREDRSVLELIDADYTFLNEPLAEFYGIDGVRGGYFRPVPLAGTGRGGVLTHGSILMVTSYPTRTSPVLRGKWVLENLLGAPPPPPPPDVPELETGDEGSAASLREALERHRASPACAACHASLDPLGFALENFDAVGAFRTEEEEGVPVDPSGALPDGTLIDGPDGLRRVLLGRRHEFVETLAAKLLTYALGRGLESYDQPAVREIRRRTEAGDYRFSALVSAIVDSVPFRFRRAPEP, from the coding sequence ATGTACACCCCGACTCGGGCCAGGTGCTACACTGCGGATTCCGTGAGCGGACGAAGCGTCCTTCCGGCCGCCGCCGTTGCTTCGGCAGCTCTTTGCCTCCTGATCGCGCCGGCCGTGAGAGCGCAGAATCAGGACGGGAACGCCGCTACGGCGGGCGGCCCGGAGCTGCTGCAGGCGACCACGGCCCGCTACTGTCTCGCCTGCCACAACGATCGGGCGCGAACCGCTGGCCTGTCCCTCGCCGGCGTGGACGCCACGAACGTTGCCGGGCACGCTCCCGTCCTCGAGAGGGTTCTCCGGAAGCTGCGGTCCGGCGACATGCCGCCGGCGGGCCGGCCCCGCCCGGAGGCGTCGGCCGTAGCCGCCCTGACGTCGTGGCTCGAGACCGCCCTCGACGGCGTCGCGGCGGCGGCGCCGAACCCCGGCGCCCCTGCCATTCACCGCCTCAACCGCGCCGAGTACCGCAACGCCGCCCGCGATCTGCTGGCGCTCGACCTCGACCACGCGCGCGACCTCCCGGCCGACAACTCCGGCTACGGATTCGACAACATCGGCGACGTGCTGACCGTGTCGCCGCTGCACGTCGAGCGCTATGTCGGCGCGGCGCGGCGGATCAGCCGGCTGGCGCTCGGCCAGTTGACGCCCCGGCCCGTGGTCGAGCGGTACGAGGCGACCCGCGGGGCCGGCGACGCAATCGACGCGCTGCCGCCGAACACGCGCGGCGGCATGCTGTTCCGCCACTACTTCGCCTTCGATGCCGACTACGTACTTACCGTCCGGGTCGGCGGACGGCGCGCCACCGGGATGCCGGCGCCCCGGCTTGACGTGCGGGTGGACGGCCGGCGGGTCCGGCTGTTCGAAGCCGACTTCGATCCCGAGGAAGCCAGCCAGGAAACGCGCAACTTCCAGGTGCGGGTACCAGTCACCGCCGGCGAGCATGAGATCGCGGCCGGGTTCCTGACGGAGTACGCCCGGAGCGAAGGGGACGCTACCGCCAACGCCTATCGCGTCGACTACGTCCTCGTTGACGGTCCGTATGACGCTGCAGGGTCCGGCAACACCGAGAGCCAGCGGCGTGTTCTTGTCTGCCGGCCGGCCGCTGGCCAGCCCGAGGAGCCGTGCGCCCGCGAGATTCTGGCCGGGCTGGCCCGCCGCGCCTACCGGCGTCCCGTCGCCGCTTCCGATATCGATCCGTTGATCGACCTGTTCAGGATGGGTCGCGCCGACGGCGGCAGCTTCGAGGCCGGCATCGAGATGGCGCTGAGCGGCGTCCTGGTGTCCCCCAGCTTTCTCTTCCGCGCGCCGGCCGTCCCCGCCGACGCCGTGCCCGGCTCGGTGTACCGCCTTTCCGACATCGACCTTGCCTCTCGCCTCTCCTTTTTCCTCTGGAGCAGCATCCCCGACGAGTCGCTGCTGGAGCTGGCCGAGCAGGGCGAGCTGAGCGACCCGGACGTGCTCGCCGCGCAGGTCGAACGGATGCTCGCCGACCCGAAGGCCCAGGCGCTTATCGACAACTTCGGCGGGCAGTGGCTGCACCTCCGCAACGTGGCGGACTGGAGGCCGGACCCGGAGCGGTTCCGCCAGTTCAACGACTCGCTGCGGTACGCGTTCCAGCGGGAAACCGAACTGTTCCTGGCCCACCTGATCCGCGAGGACCGGAGCGTGCTGGAACTGATCGACGCCGACTACACGTTTCTCAACGAACCGCTCGCCGAGTTCTACGGCATCGACGGCGTCCGCGGGGGCTATTTTCGGCCCGTTCCGCTCGCGGGCACGGGCCGCGGCGGGGTCTTGACCCATGGCAGCATCCTGATGGTCACGTCCTACCCCACGCGCACCTCGCCGGTACTGCGCGGCAAGTGGGTCCTCGAGAACCTGCTGGGTGCGCCGCCGCCTCCGCCGCCGCCCGACGTGCCGGAACTCGAGACCGGGGACGAGGGCTCCGCCGCCAGCCTGCGGGAAGCCCTGGAGCGGCACCGGGCAAGTCCGGCGTGCGCCGCCTGCCACGCAAGCCTCGACCCGCTCGGCTTCGCCCTCGAGAACTTCGACGCGGTCGGCGCATTCCGGACGGAGGAGGAGGAAGGCGTGCCGGTGGACCCGTCCGGGGCGCTGCCCGACGGCACGCTGATCGACGGTCCGGACGGTCTGCGGCGCGTGCTGCTGGGCCGCCGTCACGAATTCGTCGAGACGCTGGCCGCCAAACTGCTGACCTATGCTCTCGGCCGCGGACTCGAATCGTACGATCAGCCGGCCGTGCGGGAGATCCGGCGCCGCACGGAAGCGGGAGACTACCGGTTCTCGGCGCTGGTCTCTGCTATCGTCGATAGCGTACCATTCCGCTTCAGGAGGGCTCCGGAGCCATGA
- a CDS encoding DUF1552 domain-containing protein yields the protein MITGKALPRRTFLRGMGTTIALPFLDAMTPAFAAPSKPTTRVAFVYTANGVIMGDWTPTAEGAGFEFTKTLAPVEPFRDNLLVVTGLAHRNGEALGDGPGDHARAGASWLTGVHPKKTQGADIRNGMSVDQMLAESIGRDTPLPSLELGLQDVRMVGGCDSGYSCAYSNTISWSSPTTPLPYENNPSQVFARLFGDGDTTDPAVRAIRARQDRSLLDFVVGDADRLRVRLGAGDRRKLGDYLDSVREVERRIQNAQRQDVELPAFDRPDGIPPTFEEHVEVMSDLITLAFQADLTRVVTFMYCREGSNRTYRSIGVPDAHHGLSHHQNDPEKMARQAMIDRHHVAMFAHVLQKLQNTQDEDGSLLDHSMVVYGSSLSDSNAHTHDNLPTLLAGGGSGALHGGRHLRYPDGTPMTNLFLTMLDRLNVYRDQIGDSTGQIAHLSDI from the coding sequence ATGATCACCGGAAAGGCGCTGCCTCGCCGCACGTTCCTGCGGGGGATGGGAACCACCATTGCCCTGCCGTTCCTCGATGCGATGACGCCGGCGTTCGCAGCGCCGTCGAAGCCGACGACGCGGGTCGCGTTCGTCTATACCGCCAACGGCGTGATCATGGGGGACTGGACACCCACTGCGGAGGGGGCCGGATTCGAGTTCACCAAGACGCTCGCGCCGGTCGAGCCGTTCCGCGACAACCTGCTGGTCGTAACTGGTCTTGCCCACCGCAACGGTGAAGCGCTGGGTGACGGCCCCGGCGACCATGCGCGAGCCGGCGCAAGCTGGCTGACCGGCGTGCATCCGAAGAAGACGCAGGGGGCCGACATCCGGAACGGCATGTCGGTCGATCAAATGCTGGCCGAGTCCATCGGCCGCGACACGCCGCTCCCGTCGCTCGAGCTCGGTCTGCAGGATGTCCGGATGGTCGGCGGTTGCGATTCCGGGTACAGCTGCGCCTACAGCAACACCATTTCCTGGAGTTCACCGACAACGCCGCTCCCGTATGAGAACAACCCCAGCCAGGTGTTCGCGCGCCTGTTCGGCGACGGTGACACCACCGACCCCGCCGTGCGGGCGATCCGAGCGCGGCAGGATCGCAGCCTGCTCGACTTCGTGGTCGGCGACGCGGACCGGCTGCGCGTGCGCCTCGGTGCGGGCGACCGGCGGAAGCTGGGCGACTATCTCGACTCCGTCCGCGAGGTCGAGCGGCGCATCCAGAACGCGCAACGGCAGGACGTGGAACTGCCGGCGTTCGACCGGCCTGACGGCATCCCGCCCACCTTCGAGGAACACGTGGAGGTGATGTCGGATCTGATCACGCTCGCATTCCAGGCCGATCTGACGCGGGTCGTCACCTTCATGTACTGCCGTGAGGGGAGCAACCGAACGTACCGGTCAATCGGCGTTCCGGACGCCCACCACGGGCTGTCGCATCATCAGAACGATCCGGAGAAGATGGCGCGGCAGGCGATGATCGACCGCCACCACGTCGCGATGTTCGCCCACGTGCTCCAGAAGCTCCAGAACACGCAGGACGAGGACGGGTCGCTGCTGGACCATTCCATGGTGGTCTACGGGAGCAGCCTGAGCGACTCCAACGCGCACACGCACGACAACCTCCCGACGCTGCTGGCCGGCGGCGGCAGCGGCGCCCTGCACGGCGGTCGCCATCTGCGGTACCCCGACGGCACCCCGATGACGAATCTGTTCCTGACGATGCTCGACCGTCTGAACGTGTATCGCGACCAGATCGGGGACAGCACCGGCCAGATTGCCCATCTGAGCGACATCTAG
- a CDS encoding CoA transferase has translation MAKPPLDGLRVIDLTRVLAGPYCAMMLGDMGAEVIKVEEPTQGDDTRDWAPHRGGFSTFFLGLNRSKKSVTLDLKSEAGATRLHQLIATADILIENFRPGSLRKLGFGYDALAERHPRLVYCSITGYGHSGPKKDLPGYDAVIQGECGLMDVTGHPDGPPTRVGVAITDFLAGLYAMNGILLALRDRDRTGRGQHVDIALMDAMTSALALPAGIYFNTGEAPGREGNQHHSLTPYEAIEVRDGLAVVAVGNPRLWSQFCEALDAADLHDHPDYATNTDRMANREALVAELRRRLASFTRDELIGRLRGHNVPCAPVRSIAEALEDEHLRAREMVVDIPHDGLGQVRTLGNPINLSRTPAVIDRPPPALGEHNAEILGASDAAPEPDDAAALSVSDRPDRRRRRLD, from the coding sequence GTGGCGAAGCCACCCCTTGACGGACTGCGTGTCATCGACCTGACACGCGTCCTCGCCGGCCCCTACTGCGCCATGATGCTCGGTGACATGGGCGCGGAAGTGATCAAGGTGGAAGAGCCGACGCAGGGGGACGATACCCGCGACTGGGCGCCCCACCGCGGCGGGTTCAGCACTTTCTTCCTGGGGCTGAACCGGAGCAAGAAGAGCGTCACGCTGGACCTGAAGTCGGAAGCGGGCGCCACACGCCTGCATCAGTTGATCGCGACCGCGGACATCCTGATAGAGAACTTCCGCCCCGGCAGCCTGCGGAAGCTCGGATTCGGTTACGACGCACTGGCCGAGCGGCATCCGCGCCTTGTCTACTGCTCCATCACGGGCTACGGCCATAGCGGGCCGAAGAAGGACCTTCCGGGATACGACGCCGTCATTCAGGGTGAGTGCGGACTGATGGACGTGACCGGGCATCCGGATGGTCCGCCGACCCGCGTTGGTGTGGCCATCACCGACTTTCTGGCCGGCCTCTATGCGATGAACGGCATCCTGCTCGCCCTGCGCGATCGCGATCGGACCGGCCGGGGCCAGCACGTCGACATCGCCCTGATGGACGCGATGACCTCGGCGCTCGCGCTGCCGGCCGGGATCTACTTCAACACCGGCGAGGCGCCGGGGCGCGAAGGCAATCAGCACCACTCACTGACACCCTACGAGGCCATCGAGGTCCGGGACGGCCTGGCGGTGGTGGCGGTCGGCAACCCGCGCCTCTGGTCGCAGTTCTGCGAAGCGCTCGACGCCGCCGATCTCCATGACCATCCCGACTACGCGACGAACACGGATCGGATGGCCAATCGTGAGGCGCTTGTCGCGGAACTCCGGCGCCGGCTGGCGTCGTTCACGCGCGACGAGTTGATCGGACGGCTGCGCGGGCACAACGTCCCGTGCGCGCCGGTCCGAAGTATTGCCGAGGCGCTCGAGGACGAACATCTGCGGGCTCGCGAGATGGTCGTTGACATCCCGCACGACGGATTGGGCCAGGTACGGACGCTGGGCAATCCCATCAACCTCTCCCGAACGCCAGCGGTGATCGACCGTCCGCCGCCCGCCCTCGGCGAGCACAACGCCGAGATTCTGGGTGCAAGCGACGCCGCACCCGAGCCCGATGACGCCGCGGCGCTATCCGTCAGCGACCGTCCGGACCGCCGTCGAAGGCGGTTAGACTAG
- a CDS encoding DUF3014 domain-containing protein, translating into MNITPLQWRIAGGVGAVIVLAIAGFFLFGPQSEDATEPSSVTAVDEGPPPTDPPPAPPPQPDEELILPPLDESDSLIRELATALARHPGWLAWLATDNLIRTFVVVVDNVAEGNNPAEHVPFMKTEQRFEVEEADGQLRIADTSFRRYDGLAATVDALDVSGSARLYAQLLPLMDEAYAELGAPPDVTFHGTFQRAVVRLLETPVIEGRTAVAERGPFFAYTDPALESLSPATKQLMGVGPENLRTIQAKVRDIAEAIGLTDLPPGSVLLR; encoded by the coding sequence ATGAACATTACGCCCCTGCAATGGCGCATCGCCGGGGGCGTCGGCGCGGTCATCGTCCTCGCCATCGCCGGCTTCTTCCTGTTCGGGCCTCAGAGCGAGGATGCGACGGAACCGTCCAGCGTCACGGCGGTCGACGAGGGGCCGCCGCCGACAGATCCGCCGCCCGCACCTCCGCCACAACCGGACGAGGAGTTGATCCTGCCGCCGCTCGACGAGAGCGACTCCCTGATCCGTGAGCTGGCCACCGCGCTCGCGAGGCACCCCGGCTGGCTGGCGTGGCTGGCGACCGACAACCTGATCCGCACGTTCGTGGTCGTGGTCGACAACGTGGCCGAGGGAAACAACCCGGCCGAACACGTGCCGTTCATGAAGACGGAGCAGAGGTTCGAGGTCGAAGAGGCGGATGGTCAACTGCGCATCGCGGACACGAGTTTCCGCCGGTACGACGGCCTGGCCGCGACCGTCGATGCGCTTGACGTCAGCGGGTCGGCCCGGCTGTACGCGCAATTGCTGCCGTTGATGGATGAGGCCTACGCCGAACTGGGCGCGCCGCCCGACGTCACCTTCCACGGCACGTTCCAGCGCGCCGTCGTCCGTCTGCTCGAGACGCCGGTAATCGAGGGGCGGACGGCCGTCGCGGAGCGCGGCCCGTTCTTCGCCTACACCGATCCGGCGCTCGAGAGCCTCTCGCCGGCGACGAAGCAGTTGATGGGGGTCGGCCCCGAGAACCTTCGCACGATCCAGGCCAAGGTGCGGGACATCGCCGAGGCGATCGGGCTGACCGATCTCCCACCCGGGAGCGTCCTGCTCCGCTGA